The Sphingomonas sanxanigenens DSM 19645 = NX02 genome includes a region encoding these proteins:
- a CDS encoding pyrroline-5-carboxylate reductase family protein, producing MSNDAIWLLGCGNMAGAMLLRWLETGLDARRVTVIRPSGKPVAPGVRVVTAVPADDPPPAVLLLGVKPQKLGEVAGMAAGPETTLISILAGATVANLRAAFPAAGTIVRSMPNTPVALGKGAVALYAPSRTPEAEAVAAMMAPLGLVEWVEDEPMLDAVTALSGAGPAFLFRFIDALGAAGADIGLPPEQAARLALATIDGAAALAVAAGESPAMLAERVASPGGATRAGLNILDGEAGLAPLISRTLAAARQRSAELARGG from the coding sequence ATGTCTAACGATGCGATCTGGCTGCTCGGATGCGGCAACATGGCGGGCGCGATGCTTCTGCGCTGGCTGGAGACGGGGCTCGATGCACGCCGCGTGACGGTGATCCGGCCGAGCGGCAAGCCCGTGGCGCCCGGCGTGCGCGTGGTGACGGCAGTGCCGGCCGACGACCCGCCGCCGGCCGTGCTGCTGCTCGGCGTCAAGCCGCAGAAATTGGGCGAAGTCGCGGGAATGGCGGCCGGCCCCGAAACGACGTTGATCTCGATCCTCGCCGGAGCAACCGTGGCGAACCTGCGCGCGGCCTTCCCGGCCGCGGGCACCATCGTGCGGTCCATGCCCAACACCCCCGTCGCACTCGGCAAGGGGGCGGTGGCGCTGTACGCGCCGTCGCGTACGCCTGAGGCCGAGGCCGTAGCGGCGATGATGGCGCCGCTGGGGCTCGTCGAATGGGTTGAGGACGAGCCTATGCTCGATGCGGTGACGGCGCTGTCGGGTGCCGGCCCGGCCTTCCTGTTCCGCTTCATCGATGCGCTGGGCGCCGCCGGCGCCGACATTGGCCTGCCGCCCGAACAGGCGGCGCGGCTGGCGCTGGCGACGATAGACGGTGCCGCGGCGCTTGCAGTCGCGGCTGGCGAGTCACCCGCGATGCTCGCCGAACGCGTCGCGAGCCCAGGCGGAGCGACCCGCGCCGGCCTCAACATCCTCGACGGCGAAGCAGGTCTGGCGCCGCTCATCAGCCGCACGCTCGCCGCGGCACGGCAGCGCAGCGCCGAACTGGCGCGGGGCGGTTGA
- a CDS encoding YbjN domain-containing protein codes for MNLDEFEGARDDAAPIDMLESYFSAHGWQHERVGEDEIVAHVQGSWAQYELRSVWREEDHVLQFLGFPDIRVTADKHGVIYETIGLINEQLWLGHFEMWSSSGIVLFRHAALIEGSDDVSISLEQAEALVEAALDECERFYPVFQFVLWGGKSPKEAIAAALIETRGEA; via the coding sequence ATGAACCTCGACGAGTTTGAAGGCGCGCGCGACGACGCCGCGCCCATCGACATGCTCGAAAGCTATTTCTCTGCCCATGGCTGGCAGCACGAGCGCGTCGGCGAAGATGAGATCGTCGCGCATGTGCAGGGAAGCTGGGCACAATATGAGCTTCGCTCGGTATGGCGCGAGGAGGATCATGTCCTCCAGTTCCTCGGATTTCCCGATATTCGCGTGACCGCCGATAAGCATGGCGTCATCTACGAAACGATCGGGCTGATCAACGAACAGCTCTGGCTGGGCCATTTCGAGATGTGGTCCTCTTCGGGCATCGTGCTGTTCCGGCACGCGGCTTTGATCGAAGGCAGCGACGACGTCTCGATCAGCCTCGAGCAGGCGGAAGCGCTGGTCGAAGCGGCGCTCGATGAATGCGAGCGCTTCTACCCGGTTTTCCAGTTCGTTCTGTGGGGCGGGAAGAGCCCGAAGGAAGCGATCGCAGCGGCGCTGATCGAAACGCGCGGCGAGGCCTGA
- a CDS encoding accessory factor UbiK family protein, protein MQTENRFFDDLAKLMNGAAGTLAGMGREAEASARQRAREWIGGLDFVSRDEFEAVKAMAAAARDEVDELRTRLAVLEASRTGAPAAAAPADVDLGKPTSDPVD, encoded by the coding sequence ATGCAGACCGAAAACCGGTTCTTCGACGATCTGGCCAAGCTGATGAACGGTGCCGCCGGCACGCTGGCCGGCATGGGGCGTGAGGCCGAGGCATCGGCCCGGCAGCGCGCGCGTGAATGGATCGGCGGGCTGGACTTCGTCAGCCGCGACGAGTTCGAGGCGGTGAAGGCAATGGCCGCCGCTGCCCGCGATGAGGTGGACGAACTTCGCACGCGCCTCGCGGTGCTCGAGGCGTCGCGTACGGGCGCACCCGCCGCCGCTGCGCCGGCGGATGTCGATCTGGGCAAGCCCACCTCCGACCCGGTGGATTGA